Part of the Cuniculiplasma divulgatum genome, GATCCAGGATGGCTATCCATATATACATATAGAAAGTTCAAGGACATCTTTCATCCCGATCTTGAGAAAGGTGAGAAGGTAAAGGCTGAAAACTGGAGAATAGAGGAAGGAGAAACAAAGCCTCCATCAAGATTTGATATGGCCTCGCTCATTAAGGAAATGGAAAACCTGAATCTAGGAACGAAGAGTACCAGACACGATATTATTGATAAGCTCCAGAGCAGGGGGTTTATTGAGGGAAATCCAGTCAGACCAACGGCCCTTGGCTCATCTCTTATAGATGGGGTCACAACAGTGGATTCAAAGATAGCTGAGCCAGACATGACTGCAGAGCTCGAATCGTTCATGAACAACATTGCAGCTGGGGAGAGAACAAAGGATTCAGTAGTTTCAACATCAAGAAACATGCTTTCCAGTGTTTTAGAAGAGCTTGGAAATAACAAGGATTCCATAGCAAATATAATTCGTGGAGCACTTGAAACAGGTACTGTTGTAGGTAAGTGCAACATAGACGGAACCAATATACAGGCAATAAAGATCAGGGACACAATAAGGTTCAGATGCGAGAGGGATAACTGCATCGATTACTACCACAAGATAAGGGGGTTAATCAAGCCATCCGAAGAGAACTGTGTGGTTTGTGGAAAACCTGTAGTAACTGTTATAAGAAGGGGACAATCCCCAGAAAAATTATGCATTGATCCCTTATGTAAATTCAACACAGAGAAGAAGGACATCGGTCTCTGTCCACTTGACGGTGGACATATGATTATAAGACAATCAAAATATGGAAAAAGATTTCTTGGCTGTTCTAATTTTCCAAAATGCAGGCAAACATATGCACTTCCACAAAAAGGTGAGATTAAGATGACAGGAAAGATTTGTGAATACTGTCATGCTCCAATAATATCCGTTTCCTTCGGGAGTGGATCAAGAGAAATGTGTCCCAACATATCATGCGAAAGTAATAAAAAGTCAAAATCCGATATGGAGAAAGTGAAGAGTACTGCTGTGAAAAAACCATTAACCAGAAAGAAAACTGTGAAGAAATCAGGTTCATCTGCATCTAAGGAGAAAAAAGCCAGGAAGAGTGTAAAAAATGCTTAACAGGAGAATTGCTACTGAAATTGGTACTGCAGTATTATTTCTGGTAGCCTCTCTTATCGGTCTCGTTATGGCTCTCGAACTGGAGAGCGTTAGTCCAACAAACCCAAGCCAGAATACTTCTGCAGGATTTGGATACGTGATATATTTCATAGTTGCAGTTATATTAATGTCTGTTGTGATTCTATATATCTCAAAGAAGAAGAGGCTTGGAATACTCAGGATCATTTTTGTATTATCCATGGTTTTTGTAATCTATATCGTATCAAGTCTTCTTTATGCACTTCTTCCAATTACATATCCTGAATACTATTTTCTCAGTTTTGGAACACCTGTACTTTTCCTTTATCTACTCCTTTTCAAACAGAACTGGATCGTAATAAATATTGCAGGGATTCTTACCGCAGCAGGTCTAGCAGCAATTTGGGGTGTAGATCTTGGGCTTTATGCAGCCATTGTTCTAATGATAGTCTTTGCCATTTATGATTACATAGCTGTTTACAAGACAAAACACATGCTTGATATTGCAAGAGCTACAACATCTTCAAACATGCCACTTTTTTTCATAGTGCCGGAGAACATGAACTTTGATATGAAGGATGCAGACATAGACATACCAAGAGAAGAGGGAAGAGAGAGGGGTGCAATAATGATAGGTTTTGGAGATATAGCAATTCCTAACGTAATGGTAATATCATCCTTCCTCTATTCCGGAGCAACAACTTCAAGTCTTTCATTTTTCATACTTCCCCTCCTTGGAGGCATAATAGCAATGTTCATTCTCTTCAGTTTCATAAAAAGGCCAGCCCCGGGATTGCCATTCCTGAACACTGGAGTTCTAATAGGTTTTATAATAGCACTGGTTCTCAGAGGAATCTGATATTGCTTAAAAAATAGTTTAATAACTAATCAAATAAAAAAATCATAGAAATGAAAGACTCATTTCTTCTTTTCACTCAGTTTTATCATCTCCATGATCTTACTAAGAGCAAGATCCATCTGTGGATCTTTTCCACTATGCCAATCTTCAGGTTTTATTTCCACTTCATATGTTGGATCCGTTCCGTAATTTTCTACGCCAAACCCAACATCCCTGAACTTCATCCCAAATCTTGGCTGAGTCACCTGAGTACCATCTGCCAGCCTTCTTTCAGGGCTTATTCCAATTACTCCACCCCACGTTCTGGTACCGATTAGTGGCCCTAGGCTTAACAGCTTGAAAGAATGACTGAAAATATCCCCATCAGATCCTGCATTCTCGTTTGTAAGAGCTATCATTGGCCCCTCAACAGAATAGGATGGATATGGGGAATCCTGCCCTCTCCTTGGATGAGTAAGTGCTATTCTTTCCCGCATTAGCTTTTCAAGGACAAGTTGTGAAACATTGCCTCCCCCATTGAACCTGACGTCAACTATAAGACCAAATTTCTTGAATTCCCTTGTATAAAGCCTGTAAAATTCTGCAAGTCCATCCAGCATCATGTTTGGGATATGAACATAACCTACCTCCCCTCCAGTTTTTTCATGTACCATCTTCCTGTTTTCCTCAACCCAGCTCCTGTATCTGAGATATCTATCATCTGGAATTGTCTTAACGTAGTTTGAAAATGCCTTCTTGTCCTGAGTTTTGACATCAATTCTGATTATCTCAGATGGTAGATTAAGTAATATCTCATCGATTGTTTTTCCATCGGGTCCAGGGGACTCTCCATTAATGGACACAATCTGGTCACCCTCCATGAATCCTCCCAGGAGCAGTGGACTTTTTTCATTCTCATTTGAAAGATCTCCATGATAAATTTTCTTTATGTAGTATTTCTTTCCTCTTAATTCAAAATCAGCCCCAAGATGTCCTATGGGTATGGCATCAGAAGAAAGGAAGTCTCCACCTGTTTCATAGGAATGTGACGTTCTGAACTCTCCCTGCATCTCTCTCATTATTTCAGACAGTTCAAACCTTGTGGTGATCTTGCTAACAAGGGGTTCATACTTCTCATATATCTGCCGTGCATTCTTTGTTGCAAACTCCTCCTTCCAGAAAAAGCTTGTTGCCAGCAGCCATGTCTCATTGAACATCTGCTTCCACTCTTCCAGAGGTTCTATCCTTATTTTCAGATCTTTGAGATGGATTTCCTTTTCCTCGTCAAAACCACTCACCATTTCCTTCGCAACCTTTGCCTGTAGCTTGAAAACTTTATTTTTTTCCTTTCTGATTAACACAGATTTTTCATCCACTGAAACTCTGAAATCAAGCACCTTTTCCGCAACAGTCTTAGGCTTCTTTGTTTCAAAGCTGAAGAAAACAAGTTTACCAGCTCTCTGTCTCCCCGATGCGGCATTCTTTAGCAAGCCTTCGGCCCTGTATGAAAGGTATAGCAAGCCTCCTTTTATGGCCCTAAGAGAATTGAAGTTACCCGAATCTATGGGTAATGAATCGGAAAATGATCCTGCACTCTCTCTTTCAGATTTTAGTCTCATGGATTCTGGTATCCTGACTGTTGGTGAAAAGTCACCACCATCGATCTTCATATAATATATTCTAGTCATCAGGGGAAATGAGTAGTTGAAAGTTGCCCTGTCCTCTACTGGATCAAAAGTCCTGTCAGAAAGATAATAAAGATAAGACCCAGAAGGATCAAAGGATGGTGAATAGTCATTAGCCGTTCTTTCTGTTATTTCTTTCTTCTCCATCCTGTCAAGCACCACTGTTTTTACAATGGAACCGTCCCTCTGCCCAAAACCTCCTGTCATATATGGGAATGTATATGCAATTTTGCCTGAGTCATTTGACCATGCAACATCCCTTATTTTTCCTGCCTCACTTTCATCAATCAGATCACAAGACATATTCTCTATATTCACCATATAAAGCTGAAACAGAATATTTGTAACCGCAATCTTCTTTCCATCAGGAGAAGGAAACGTGTTATCTATCAGTCCAATATTTCTTTTAAGCTGCGTGTGCTTCGAAATGTCTGAAATTTCAGATATGCATAGAAATTCCCCATCCTTATCCTGCCTTACATAGGAGACTCTTTTTCCATCAAGGAACTTCATCAGTCTTACCCTTCCATGTGATTGAATTTGCAACTGTGGACTCATTTCTTCAGATGTTATGATGCCTTTACCCCGGAGGACAAATCCATATGTATCATCCTTTCCGTTCATTGTATATTCTTCCAGGTAGTTTGCGGTATCCGGGAACTTCGATGATGGAAACGTTATCCCTGAGTCCATTCTTACCTCAATTTTCTTTTCCTCCTTTTTTTCTGGATTTAATGTAAATAATTCGCCTCCCATGGAATACAACAGAACCTCACCATTCGATGAAAGATGCCTTGGATAATAGGTCTTGAAATCAGAATGCTTCGTTAATTTTCCACCCTTTACATCAACGGAATATATCTGTCCATTGCCTTCATGATCGGAAACAAAAAACACTTTTTCACCATGGATACATGGAGAGGAAACGTGTCCATCCAGGTCTACTATTTTGTTAAATTTTCCATTGAGCTTTCCTGACCAGATAACGCCTCTGGTTCCACCTTTATAACCCTTCCAGTGTGGCATATCGTATGTATATCTTCCTATTACCACATCATCTCCGTGGAATAATATGTGAGATCCTGGACCAAGATTCAGAGGGTTCAAATTTAGTGTTTCTGTATCAAGTTCATAGAAGAATGTAAGAGCTCCAAACGGTGACATTGCATCTGTTGAAATAATTGGTACATCTCCCTTCCAGCCTGCAACATCTGTAAACATCCTTCTTGGTACACTTTTGCCGTTAAGGAAAGTAACCCTCTTCACCATACCTGTTACCCTGTCATACATATACAGGTCTGCCAGTGATCCATCCTTGCCCCTCATCGATCTGAAAATTATCTTATTTCTGTCTGGAGAAAATCTCGCATTATTTATTATACCTTCATTTGACACTACAACCCTTGAGCTTCCATCTTTCAAATCTCCGACCCAGATTTTATCATTGGAAACAAAAAGAAATTCGTTACCCATGATATCTGGCCCATGCTTGTAAAATACCATTGTTCTGTAGTGTAATTATATTATATAGCCATTTTCTATGAAACTCTTAATTTTTATACCTGTTCAAAGTTTAAAATATCTCTCAAAAAATCAAAACAGTTTAAAGAACCATTTTATAAGATTAGAATATTTTCATTGATGAAATTGAAAAGCAATAAAAAAATCATATCCATTCTTATGGTTCTTGGTTTCCTCTTTTCAACCATGGCAGTACTGTCAGGCACGGACCAGGTTTCAGGAATGATTACACATTCATCCGGTTCGCAAAACAAATCAATAGAAAACAACCTCCTCATTTCCTCCAATTTAGTTCCTTTAAGAAATTATGTAAACACATCAGAAAAATACAGCATAAAAAGCCCAAGAGAAGTTAACACAACAAACAGTAACAAAAGCGAAAGTATTCTCGTGGGATTCCAGTTCTCAAATCTTTCAGAACTGGTGAGTCTACTTTCGAATATATCTAATAAAAATTCTCCACAATATCACAGGTATATTTCCAGGGCTCAGTTTGAAAGGAGGTTTGAACCTTCAGATGCAATTTATAATAATTTTATAAAATATCTTCAATCAAATGGTATATATCACATCACAACCTATAAAGGAAGATCCATAGTTACATTCACATCCACAACGAAATTAGTTGACAAAATGTTCAGGGTTAAGACAGAAGATTTTGTAAATGGTTCTCAGAATTATTATGCAGCAGTTGGTGTTCCTAAAGTCCCATCATACTTCAATAACTATGTAACTTCCATAATAGGCCTGTCAAATTATTCGCAGTATGTAATGAGTCTGAATCTTCAGCATAAAGTGGCAGTGCAGAAAAATGCATCAGTTAAAAAAACACCGCAGGGAAACATCATTTCACCTGCCTGCTATGATGGTACACAGTATTTTTATGCTCCAGAATTTCAGTCTGCTTACAATGAAAGAACACTATTCAGAGAATATGGATATCCAACCTCTTCTGTTGAGGCAACCATATTATGGGGTGGTGAATATAATGGAACAAACACAAGCACTCCTTATGGAACCCTAACACATGACGAAAGAGTAGGTTCATTTGTTCCATCAAACGTATACTGTTACTTCAATGAGACAATGCCAGCTGGTGAACCACATGCTAAGGTTGTTGGAGTACCTCTTAACGGGGCTGTATCGCCAGGCCCTCTAGCGCAGTATGACAGCACTGGAGCAAATTTTGAAAACACTCTGGACATGGAAATGCTTGGAAGCACAGCACCCGGTTCGACCATATATAATGTATATGGAAACAGTTCCTCTTATTACAATATTAATCTGGCTTTCAATTATATACTGAATCCAGGGAGCAAAAGTTCTAAACTTAACAACGTTTCAGTAATTTCAAATTCGTGGGGAGGATGTAACGTTAACTGCACTAGCTTTTGTGAAGATGACATGGAGGCTCAGGCAAGGGGAATCACAGTTCTTGCCTCATCAGGCGATGCTGGCGATAATGCCAATAGTACTAAATGGGTAGGGACAAATGTGGAATTTCCATCTGTACTTGGATACAATAACTTTGGGGTAGTTGCTGTTGGAGGAACAACTTTCCAGTTGAATGCAACGTCTAACATCGAATCTCAGAGGAACTGGTACGTCCCAGAAGGGGACAAAAATTTAAGAGGCCCATATGGAACAAGTTCAGGAATTGACACATGTCTCAAGGAACCAACTTGGCAAAAGGATTCATCAGCGAATCTTGTAATTAAGGGGGAAGGAAGAGGTGTTCCAGACATATCTGCCATAGCCAACGATACACTGGTAACCATCTCAATTTCTGGATATACCTATGATGCAACAAACGCAACATACGGAGGTAGATTCGAATATGCATGGGGAACAAGCATTGCATCACCTGTCACGGCTGGAATACTTTCAGAAATTGATTCAGTCTTATATAAAAATAATGATAGTCGTTTAGGTTTTCTGGACTCTTTGCTTTATAAGTTAGGAAATGAACAGTTTGAAAAGGAATCTTCAAACAGCACCACAGGATACATTGACACTGGAACATATAATTCTACATTGCCTGCACTTCCATTCTATCCTGTAGAAACTGGAAGGAACCACATATATCACGCAAGATATGGATACAGCCTTCTTGATGGATGGGGATCAATAAATGCCTATAACCTTACGATATATACTCTGAAAAGGAACTTCAGGAACAATAATTCTGATCTTTTGGGAATCGATAATAATCTTACCTTAAAGTCTCTGGATGTCAGTTCATATAACTCGACCGGTTCTCTCAATAGATTCTATAATGCCTCAGTTCAACAAAATTTATTTCTTGCCAATGAAATGGGACAGCCACTTTACTGGATTCAAAATGTAATTTACTTAAACAAGACAGTTTCAGGAGGATATGTGGTCAATTACACCGGATGGGTTAACTATCCATTTTATGGAATTTATCAAACATCAACCGTATATCACTACACGTTCCCTTCAGGAAGAATAATCTTACTGCCACATAGTTTTAATATTTCTACACAGTTAAACGTCAACGGAAACCCCATGGACAGTTATCTCAAATTTTTTGTTAACAGGCATGAAATAAAAATGAATGTTACAGGGGCTGCGTTTATAATAGGGGCAAGAAACTATTCATATTATTATGAAAACAATCTAATTTATAATGGACCATATCCCAACAACAAATTTCAGGGTGGATTAGATCCACAATTTGGTCTTGTTGGTGGCCCTTCTGCATATCTTGGAATATTCAGGAATTCAACAACCGCTTATGTGAAAAGTTACATTGAAAATGAAGAAGGGCATTGGATAGTTCCTAGAACAAGATCATTCAATGAATCAATTGATCAGACAGGTGAAAATGCAACAAACCTGATCTACTCCCCGAATGGAACAGGATGTTACAGTATTGGCATAAAACCAGGAAGTAAGGAGCAGGGACTGGTTTTCTATACTACGACAGGAAGAGAAAAATTCAAGCTAGACTTCCTTGAGACAAATCTTACAGACGGAACAGTTTGGAACCTGACATTTGAAGGGAAGAAATATTCATCAAATCTGAACAACATTACTGTATATTCTGTCAATGGAACCTATACATACGAAGCTGAAAACACAACACTGTTTTACAACCAAAATTTTCATAAAGTTATTTCAGTAAGTGGCAAAAATATAACAGTACAGATCATTTACATAAGGTATTCATACATTCACGGAACTGTATCACCTTCAGATACAACTCTGTCATTTAACGGAAAGAATGTGCAAATATCCGGAAATGGTCAGTTCAATATAACAACCACTTACGGAAGTTTTGTTCTAAAGGCATCATCGCCAGGCTTTAAAACAAAATACATGAACTTTACAGTTCAGAAGGGGAAATCACTTAAACTTAATATTTCCCTTTCAGAAATTAAACAACATGGTCCGAATTATATTTACCTTTACTTAACACTGATCCTGCTTGTCATCATAACAGTAATTGCAGTCGCTATAAATTTAAAAAGGAGGAGGTAGTATTAGTGAAGAAAAACCCTTCTACCGGTAAAGTAAAGAGAGATTTCGTGTTTCTGACAGGATTCTATTACATCCTGATCCCTGATTGATCCTCCCGGTTCAACAATGGCCGAAATACCATTTACTGCAGCCACATCAACATTATCAGAAAATGGCAGATACGCATCTGAGGCCATTATGGACCCCTTTGCCTTTTCACCTGCCCTGCTGCATGCTATTTTCGTTGCCTCAACGCGGGAGGTCTGACCGGCACCAACACCAACTGTAACACAGTTCTTTGTCAGTACAACAGCATTGCTTCTGCAATGGGCTGCTATTTTCCACGCAAACTCTATCTCTCTGGATGAAAATTCTCTTCTGGTCTTAACTACCTCTTTCATCTGATCTATGCTTGTATTCATTCTTGTCTGTTCAAGAATTCCATTAAAAAGCGTTTTAAAGTTCCTATCAGGTCCATTGCCAGAATATTTTATCATCCTGATATTTTTCTTTTTTCCTATAAGTTTCCTAGCATCACTGTCAAAGTCCTTTGCGATTATTATCTCTACGAATAGATCTTTTATTGCCTCTGCCACTCTTTTATCTGCATTACCATTAATGCATATAACCGATCCATAGGCAGATTCTCTATCTGCTTCTATAGCTTTCTCCAGAGCATCTCCATGGTCAATCCCAGTTGCCGCACCACAGGGAGTATTATGTTTTATAACAACTGCGAATGGATCTGAGAAATCGAGAGCTGTCTCAATAGCTGAAGATGCATCGACGTAATTATTATACGACATCTCTTTCCCGTGGAAGACCTCCATCTCTCCATACTCTGGAATTTCATAGATAAAACCTTCCTGATCCGGGTTTTCACCATATCTAAGTTTCTTTCCATTTTCGAGTTCAATTAGTTTTATGCTTCCTGCATCATTGAGGGAATTATATATCATCATGTCATATTTGTAGGTTAGTTTAAAAGCGTCTAGGGCAAGTTTTTTTCTGGTTTCTTCCCTGATCGTCCCATGGTCAGCAATGTCTTTCTTTACAAGTTCATAATCATTCCTGTTTTTTACTACTGTAACTCTTTTCCAGTTTTTAGCTGCTGCTCTTAATAAGGAAACCCCTCCAATATCTATGTGCTCAATTTTTTCATCCTCTGTTCCATTTATATATTTACTGAAGTCGTATAGATTGCACATAACTATATCGAAGGGAAAATAGCCCTTTTCTTTAACTTGCCTTTTATCTTCATCACTATCACGCATTAATATTCCAGAAAAAATAGCCGGGTGCAGTGTCTTGACCCTTCCACCAAGTAAATCATCAAAGCCAGTCAATTCAGAAATGGAAAGGCTTCTCACACCGTGTTCTTCAAGGTATTTTCTGGTACCATCTGACGCATATATTTTCTCTATCTTTCCATTTATCGCCTTAAGAAACTCATCTGATCCTGATTTATCCGTCAGGGATGCAAGCACATTCATGATCTCTAAGCACTTCATTTTTAATATGCTTTAAGAATTTCAACATCAAAATGATGCTGTGTTCATTTTGTGAATTTAAAGTTAGCGCGAATAATATAATGAATAATCGTACGATCAACAGTCTCTAACTATTGGTGAAACGATGAGAATTGTGTAATATTATAGCAACTATATTACTGGTAGTAATGGTAAATATGTTTCTGTAATTTATTTTTAAAGTTGACAAAAGATTTTATAAAAAAGAAATCTTAGCGGTTTAGGTAAACAAATGGTTAGAAATATTTCAGTTGAAGCAATCAACCAGGTTCCAACACACCTCAGAGGCGTGGAACTAGTAGAAAGAAAAGGCCTTGGTCATCCAGATAGCGTATCAGACGGAATAGCAGAGTCAGTAAGCAGAGAATTGAGTAAATATTACATAAAGCACTTTGGAAAAATTCTGCATCACAACACCGATCAGGTGGAACTCGTGGGAGGACAGTCAGCACCTAAATTCGGTGGTGGAGTAGTTCTTGATCCTGTATACATTCTGCTGAGCGGAAGAGCAACAACAACAGTTGATGGTGAGAGAATTCCAGTTAA contains:
- a CDS encoding presenilin family intramembrane aspartyl protease PSH; amino-acid sequence: MLNRRIATEIGTAVLFLVASLIGLVMALELESVSPTNPSQNTSAGFGYVIYFIVAVILMSVVILYISKKKRLGILRIIFVLSMVFVIYIVSSLLYALLPITYPEYYFLSFGTPVLFLYLLLFKQNWIVINIAGILTAAGLAAIWGVDLGLYAAIVLMIVFAIYDYIAVYKTKHMLDIARATTSSNMPLFFIVPENMNFDMKDADIDIPREEGRERGAIMIGFGDIAIPNVMVISSFLYSGATTSSLSFFILPLLGGIIAMFILFSFIKRPAPGLPFLNTGVLIGFIIALVLRGI
- a CDS encoding S41 family peptidase, giving the protein MVFYKHGPDIMGNEFLFVSNDKIWVGDLKDGSSRVVVSNEGIINNARFSPDRNKIIFRSMRGKDGSLADLYMYDRVTGMVKRVTFLNGKSVPRRMFTDVAGWKGDVPIISTDAMSPFGALTFFYELDTETLNLNPLNLGPGSHILFHGDDVVIGRYTYDMPHWKGYKGGTRGVIWSGKLNGKFNKIVDLDGHVSSPCIHGEKVFFVSDHEGNGQIYSVDVKGGKLTKHSDFKTYYPRHLSSNGEVLLYSMGGELFTLNPEKKEEKKIEVRMDSGITFPSSKFPDTANYLEEYTMNGKDDTYGFVLRGKGIITSEEMSPQLQIQSHGRVRLMKFLDGKRVSYVRQDKDGEFLCISEISDISKHTQLKRNIGLIDNTFPSPDGKKIAVTNILFQLYMVNIENMSCDLIDESEAGKIRDVAWSNDSGKIAYTFPYMTGGFGQRDGSIVKTVVLDRMEKKEITERTANDYSPSFDPSGSYLYYLSDRTFDPVEDRATFNYSFPLMTRIYYMKIDGGDFSPTVRIPESMRLKSERESAGSFSDSLPIDSGNFNSLRAIKGGLLYLSYRAEGLLKNAASGRQRAGKLVFFSFETKKPKTVAEKVLDFRVSVDEKSVLIRKEKNKVFKLQAKVAKEMVSGFDEEKEIHLKDLKIRIEPLEEWKQMFNETWLLATSFFWKEEFATKNARQIYEKYEPLVSKITTRFELSEIMREMQGEFRTSHSYETGGDFLSSDAIPIGHLGADFELRGKKYYIKKIYHGDLSNENEKSPLLLGGFMEGDQIVSINGESPGPDGKTIDEILLNLPSEIIRIDVKTQDKKAFSNYVKTIPDDRYLRYRSWVEENRKMVHEKTGGEVGYVHIPNMMLDGLAEFYRLYTREFKKFGLIVDVRFNGGGNVSQLVLEKLMRERIALTHPRRGQDSPYPSYSVEGPMIALTNENAGSDGDIFSHSFKLLSLGPLIGTRTWGGVIGISPERRLADGTQVTQPRFGMKFRDVGFGVENYGTDPTYEVEIKPEDWHSGKDPQMDLALSKIMEMIKLSEKKK
- a CDS encoding S53 family peptidase, with product MKLKSNKKIISILMVLGFLFSTMAVLSGTDQVSGMITHSSGSQNKSIENNLLISSNLVPLRNYVNTSEKYSIKSPREVNTTNSNKSESILVGFQFSNLSELVSLLSNISNKNSPQYHRYISRAQFERRFEPSDAIYNNFIKYLQSNGIYHITTYKGRSIVTFTSTTKLVDKMFRVKTEDFVNGSQNYYAAVGVPKVPSYFNNYVTSIIGLSNYSQYVMSLNLQHKVAVQKNASVKKTPQGNIISPACYDGTQYFYAPEFQSAYNERTLFREYGYPTSSVEATILWGGEYNGTNTSTPYGTLTHDERVGSFVPSNVYCYFNETMPAGEPHAKVVGVPLNGAVSPGPLAQYDSTGANFENTLDMEMLGSTAPGSTIYNVYGNSSSYYNINLAFNYILNPGSKSSKLNNVSVISNSWGGCNVNCTSFCEDDMEAQARGITVLASSGDAGDNANSTKWVGTNVEFPSVLGYNNFGVVAVGGTTFQLNATSNIESQRNWYVPEGDKNLRGPYGTSSGIDTCLKEPTWQKDSSANLVIKGEGRGVPDISAIANDTLVTISISGYTYDATNATYGGRFEYAWGTSIASPVTAGILSEIDSVLYKNNDSRLGFLDSLLYKLGNEQFEKESSNSTTGYIDTGTYNSTLPALPFYPVETGRNHIYHARYGYSLLDGWGSINAYNLTIYTLKRNFRNNNSDLLGIDNNLTLKSLDVSSYNSTGSLNRFYNASVQQNLFLANEMGQPLYWIQNVIYLNKTVSGGYVVNYTGWVNYPFYGIYQTSTVYHYTFPSGRIILLPHSFNISTQLNVNGNPMDSYLKFFVNRHEIKMNVTGAAFIIGARNYSYYYENNLIYNGPYPNNKFQGGLDPQFGLVGGPSAYLGIFRNSTTAYVKSYIENEEGHWIVPRTRSFNESIDQTGENATNLIYSPNGTGCYSIGIKPGSKEQGLVFYTTTGREKFKLDFLETNLTDGTVWNLTFEGKKYSSNLNNITVYSVNGTYTYEAENTTLFYNQNFHKVISVSGKNITVQIIYIRYSYIHGTVSPSDTTLSFNGKNVQISGNGQFNITTTYGSFVLKASSPGFKTKYMNFTVQKGKSLKLNISLSEIKQHGPNYIYLYLTLILLVIITVIAVAINLKRRR
- the purH gene encoding bifunctional phosphoribosylaminoimidazolecarboxamide formyltransferase/IMP cyclohydrolase, whose protein sequence is MNVLASLTDKSGSDEFLKAINGKIEKIYASDGTRKYLEEHGVRSLSISELTGFDDLLGGRVKTLHPAIFSGILMRDSDEDKRQVKEKGYFPFDIVMCNLYDFSKYINGTEDEKIEHIDIGGVSLLRAAAKNWKRVTVVKNRNDYELVKKDIADHGTIREETRKKLALDAFKLTYKYDMMIYNSLNDAGSIKLIELENGKKLRYGENPDQEGFIYEIPEYGEMEVFHGKEMSYNNYVDASSAIETALDFSDPFAVVIKHNTPCGAATGIDHGDALEKAIEADRESAYGSVICINGNADKRVAEAIKDLFVEIIIAKDFDSDARKLIGKKKNIRMIKYSGNGPDRNFKTLFNGILEQTRMNTSIDQMKEVVKTRREFSSREIEFAWKIAAHCRSNAVVLTKNCVTVGVGAGQTSRVEATKIACSRAGEKAKGSIMASDAYLPFSDNVDVAAVNGISAIVEPGGSIRDQDVIESCQKHEISLYFTGRRVFLH